A single region of the Lycium barbarum isolate Lr01 chromosome 2, ASM1917538v2, whole genome shotgun sequence genome encodes:
- the LOC132625909 gene encoding probable receptor-like protein kinase At2g42960: MLHLQWIISTMAIQHLQCIVTLKPRNVLLDQEMVGHISDFGIAKLLGAGEVFVRIRTIATIGYIAPEYGQDGIVTTSCDVYSFGLLMMKASTRMRVSNDTSTGELSIQRWVSDFLPSGIHKVVDSDLLHPGTEKIDTKMQCLLSMHFSDA, from the exons ATGTTGCATTTGCAATGGATTATCTCCACAATGGCTATTCAACACCTGCAGTGCATTGTGACTTTGAAGCCAAGAAATGTCTTGCTAGATCAAGAAATGGTTGGCCATATCAGTGATTTTGGCATTGCAAAGTTGTTAGGTGCAGGGGAGGTTTTTGTTCGAATAAGGACAATTGCAACCATTGGATATATTGCTCCAG AGTATGGACAAGATGGAATAGTAACCACGAGCTGTGATGTTTATAGTTTTGGCCTCCTAATGATGAAGGCGTCTACCAGAATGAGAGTAAGTAATGATACATCTACTGGAGAATTGAGCATACAACGTTGGGTTAGTGATTTCTTACCAAGTGGAATTCATAAGGTGGTTGATTCTGATTTGCTACATCCAGGGACTGAAAAAATCGACACAAAGATGCAATGTTTGTTATCTATGCACTTTAGTGACGCCTGA
- the LOC132624603 gene encoding probable leucine-rich repeat receptor-like protein kinase At1g35710, producing the protein MAKQETKPVLGYQTQRSEHFYQTNPQYYQTEPQFHQMHHPAYAQPCPGYPNNPGNYYDYNYPARPLPYVSPDVSQGFSFARVMLCLMIFFILFATVISTFTYKVFMNFKPTFKVESFVVRSFDISGNGGPGTMLKANWETKVSVKNTNHRSSVQIEHAETMLVYKYVVLDTSSVDRMDIERESTVQMLDVFSFPNSKRSFNGESVVSEMAKDRERGQIIFDMKIDVQIKYKGRMLWKLEKMRLFCERITLSFQTNGSTNIPTWDGSKRECEPGNNFTGVILSSLSLLRKVIIFVYLLMYQFSGEIPSSLSNLTKLEVLRIQRNFLQGDVLWELGDLGYMDILDLQYNHLTGSIALTIFNSTTMQVIALSGNNFSGKLPTTICDHLPNLEGLYLSSNILDGVIPPNMEKCIKFKFLSLSFNEFIGTIPRDHIYFLINWRPVKLGNLKKLQGLELAQNALIGSIPTSICNMPTLNVLTLSENKLLGTLPSDLGHGMLFLELFICAENNLSGFISASISNYSSLRVLDLSGNSFTGPIPESLGNLKNLEFLNYWGNNFFSDSTLSFLTSLTNCRKLRIPRILGGLDKLIKLSLAHNNRLDGPIPYSFGKMLALELLDLCYNNLGGEIPKSLEALMYLNYLNISFNKLSGEIPIGGPFAKATGQSFFSNDALCGDSKFNGSPCVIQSPKRKKAILILE; encoded by the exons ATGGCAAAGCAAGAAACAAAACCAGTTTTGGGATATCAAACTCAAAGATCAGAACATTTTTACCAAACAAACCCTCAATATTACCAAACAGAACCTCAATTTCATCAAATGCATCATCCCGCCTATGCTCAACCTTGTCCAGGTTACCCGAATAACCCGGGTAATTATTACGACTATAATTACCCGGCTAGGCCATTGCCTTACGTGTCCCCTGACGTTAGTCAGGGGTTCTCGTTCGCCAGAGTCATGCTCTGCCtcatgatttttttcattttattcgCGACGGTTATAAGCACGTTCACGTATAAAGTCTTCATGAATTTCAAGCCAACATTCAAGGTTGAATCCTTCGTGGTCCGCTCATTCGATATTTCAGGCAATGGCGGACCAGGAACGATGTTGAAGGCAAATTGGGAAACAAAGGTGTCGGTTAAGAACACAAACCATCGTTCATCCGTCCAAATTGAGCATGCGGAGACCATGTTGGTATACAAGTACGTCGTGCTCGATACATCATCTGTGGATCGTATGGATATCGAGAGGGAGAGCACGGTCCAAATGTTGGACGTGTTCTCCTTCCCGAATTCCAAACGGAGCTTCAACGGGGAATCAGTTGTTAGCGAAATGGCGAAAGATAGAGAGAGAGGGCAAATTATATTTGATATGAAAATTGATGTGCAAATTAAGTATAAAGGTAGaatgttgtggaagttggaaaaaatgCGTTTGTTTTGTGAAAGAATAACATTGAGTTTTCAGACTAATGGTTCTACCAATATTCCAACGTGGGATGGTTCTAAACGTGAATGTGAACCAG GAAATAACTTCACCGGAGTCATTCTATCATCTTTAAGTTTGTTACGCAAAGTGATCATCTTTGTGTACCTCTTGATGTAtcaattttcgggagaaattCCATCTTCCCTTTCCAATCTAACAAAGTTGGAAGTATTGAGAATACAGAGAAATTTTCTCCAAGGTGATGTCCTTTGGGAACTCGGTGATCTTGGTTACATGGATATATTAGACCTGCAATATAATCATCTTACTGGATCTATAGCACTGACAATCTTTAACAGTACGACGATGCAAGTGATTGCTCTAAGCGGCAACAATTTTAGTGGAAAGCTTCCAACAACTATATGCGACCATCTTCCAAATTTGGAAGGGCTTTACCTCTCAAGCAACATCCTAGATGGAGTTATTCCACCAAACATGGAGAAATGCATAAAGTTTAAATTTTTGTCATTGTCGTTCAATGAGTTTATTGGAACTATACCAAGAGA CCATATATATTTTCTAATTAACTGGAGACCAGTGAAGTTAGGTAATCTTAAGAAACTACAAGGGCTAGAATTGGCCCAGAATGCGTTAATTGGTTCTATCCCTACAAGCATTTGCAACATGCCAACACTAAATGTCCTAACACTTTCAGAAAACAAGCTTTTAGGTACTTTACCTTCAGATTTAGGTCATGGAATGCTCTTCCTAGAATTATTTATTTGTGCGGAAAACAATCTGAGTGGTTTTATATCTGCTTCCATCTCAAATTATTCAAGTCTCAGAGTACTTGATCTCTCCGGCAACAGTTTCACAGGTCCAATTCCTGAATCACTTGGTAACTTAAAGAACCTTGAGTTTCTGAACTATTGGGGGAATAATTTTTTCAGTGATTCAACATTGAGCTTCTTGACATCTTTGACAAACTGTAGGAAACTAAGA ATTCCAAGAATACTAGGTGGTCTAGATAAATTGATTAAACTTTCTCTAGCACATAATAATAGATTAGATGGACCTATTCCATATTCATTTGGCAAAATGTTGGCATTAGAACTTTTGGATTTGTGCTATAACAATCTTGGTGGTGAAATACCAAAGTCATTAGAAGCTCTTATGTATCTTAACTACCTGAACATCTCATTCAATAAGCTCAGTGGAGAGATTCCTATTGGTGGTCCTTTTGCAAAAGCCACAGGTCAATCTTTCTTTTCCAATGATGCACTCTGTGGTGATTCTAAGTTTAATGGGTCACCATGTGTCATCCAATCTCCAAAGAGGAAAAAGGCAATCTTGATTCT AGAATAG
- the LOC132629234 gene encoding uncharacterized protein LOC132629234: MEGCSENLDDGELWLPSDIFPVEEIVSVSVPHNNKFKNNSPTTSSFCCCDSCLHHHNDHLSLKAAVTDENIIQRFAAISLLQQRPLNIHSVPNSFPITERFRPADRYSCKDYSLTECFETGPQLVYQPVQLYPPVQLKHQVESLMEARSRVLHVQAEKNRFIRMHNMKRNPGLDRFSGNRFLPFGGSANGGSSSGRDYGGTGVFLPRVSTNNIDNNVGKRQGGRNRQDVQQTGQRYPCI; encoded by the exons ATGGAAGGTTGTTCAGAAAATTTAGATGATGGAGAGTTATGGCTACCTTCTGATATTTTTCCTGTTGAAGAAATCGTTTCCGTTTCAGTCCCTCACAATAATAAGTTTAAAAACAACAGCCCCACAACTTCTTCTTTTTGCTGTTGTGACTCTTGTCTTCATCATCACAATGATCATCTCTCTTTGAAAGCAGCTGTTACTGATGAAAATATTATTCAACGTTTTGCTGCTATTTCGCTTTTGCAACAACGTCCTCTTAATATTCACAGTGTTCCAAACTCATTTCCCATTACTGAG CGGTTCAGACCGGCTGATAGGTACAGCTGCAAGGATTATTCACTTACGGAGTGTTTTGAAACCGGTCCACAACTGGTTTATCAACCGGTCCAGCTTTATCCACCGGTTCAACTTAAACATCAG GTTGAGAGTTTGATGGAAGCAAGATCAAGAGTTTTACACGTGCAAGCAGAGAAGAACCGGTTTATCAGAATGCATAACATGAAAAGAAACCCCGGTCTAGACCGGTTCTCCGGAAACCGGTTTTTACCCTTTGGTGGCAGTGCTAATGGAGGAAGTAGTTCTGGTAGAGATTATGGTGGAACTGGTGTTTTCCTTCCTAGAGTATCCACCAACAACATTGACAACAATGTTGGAAAGAGACAAG GTGGTAGAAATAGGCAAGATGTTCAGCAAACTGGTCAGAGGTATCCATGCATATGA